One Microcebus murinus isolate Inina chromosome 9, M.murinus_Inina_mat1.0, whole genome shotgun sequence DNA window includes the following coding sequences:
- the SUN3 gene encoding SUN domain-containing protein 3 isoform X3: MPKEQLELLKKESQTLENNFRDILFLIEQIDVLKALLRDVKDGAYNQSWSAHGDPARHQDSTEALNEEMTNLVNYVLKKLREDQVQMADYALKSAGASIIEAGTSESYKNHKAKLYWHGIGFLNYEMPPDIILQPDVYPGKCWAFPGSQGHTLIKLARKIIPTAVTMEHISEKVSPSGNISSAPKEFSVYGIMKKCEGEETFLGQFIYNKTGTTVQTFKLQHAVSESLLCVKLKIFSNWGHPEYTCLYRFRVHGTPSVHI, translated from the exons GAAAGAAAGCCagactttggaaaacaattttcgagacattctatttttaattgagcAAATAGATGTTCTGAAGGCTCTGCTCAGAGACGTGAAGGACGGCGCATACAATCAGAGCTGGAGCGCCCACGGAGACCCCGCCAGGCATCAGGATTCCACGGAGGCCCTCAATGAG GAAATGACAAACTTGGTCAATTATGTACTTAAGAAGTTGAGAGAGGACCAAGTCCAGATGGCTGATTATGCCTTGAAGTCGGCTG gagCCTCCATCATTGAAGCTGGGACTTCAGAAAGTTACAAAAATCATAAGGCAAAACTGTACTGGCATGGGATAGGTTTCCTAAATTATGAAATGCCTCCAGATATTATTCTTCAG CCGGATGTCTACCCTGGAAAGTGCTGGGCCTTCCCAGGTTCTCAGGGCCATACCCTAATCAAGCTTGCCAGGAAGATTATACCAACTGCGGTTACCATGGAGCATATCTCAGAAAAGGTGTCTCCCTCAGGAAACATCTCCAGCGCACCCAAGGAATTTTCTGTCTAT GGCATCATGAAAAAGTGTGAAGGCGAAGAAACTTTCCTAGGTCaatttatatataacaaaacAGGAACCACTGTTCAAACTTTTAAACTCCAG caTGCAGTTTCTGAATCTTTATTATGTGTGAAACTTAAAATCTTCAGCAACTGGGGACACCCAGAGTACACATGTTTATATCGATTCAGGGTCCACGGCACCCCAAGTGTTCATATCTAG
- the HUS1 gene encoding checkpoint protein HUS1: MKFRAKIVDAACLNHFTRVSNMIAKLAKTCTLRISPDKLNFILSDKLANGGVSMWCELEQENFFSEFQMEGVSAENNEIYLELTSENLSRALKTAQNARALKIKLTNKHFPCLTVSVELLSVSSSSRIVTHDIPIKVIPRKLWKDLQEPVVPHPDVSIYLPVLKTMKSVVEKMRNISNHLVIEANLNGDLNLKIETELVCVTTHFKDLGNPPLASENASQDRNPEQMAEVHLDIRKLLQFLVGQQVNPTKALCNIVSNKMVHFDLLHEDVSLQYFIPALS, encoded by the exons ATGAAGTTTAGGGCCAAGATCGTGGACGCGGCCTGTCTGAACCATTTTACGC GAGTCAGTAACATGATAGCAAAACTTGCTAAAACCTGCACCCTCCGCATCAGCCCCGATAAGCTGAACTTCATCCTTTCAGACAAGCTGGCCAATGGAGGGGTGAGCATGTGGTGTGAGCTGGAACAG GAGAACTTCTTCAGCGAATTTCAAATGGAGGGTGTCTCCGCAGAAAACAATGAGATTTATTTAGAGCTAACATCGGAAAACTTATCTAGAGCCTTGAAAACTGCCCAGAATGCCAGAGCCTTGAAAATTAAGCTGACTAATAAACACTTTCCCTGCCTCACAGTATCTGTAGAGCTG TTATCTGTGTCAAGCAGTAGCCGCATTGTGACACATGACATCCCCATAAAAGTTATTCCTAGAAAATTGTGGAAGGACTTGCAAGAACCTGTGGTCCCTCACCCTGAT GTTAGTATTTATTTGCCAGTCTTGAAGACTATGAAGAGTGTTgtggaaaaaatgagaaacatcAGCAATCACCTT GTTATTGAAGCAAACCTAAATGGAGACTTGAACTTGAAAATAGAAACTGAATTAGTGTGTGTTACAACTCATTTTAAAGATCTTGGAAATCCTCCATTAG CCTCTGAAAACGCCTCTCAAGACAGAAACCCAGAACAAATGGCTGAAGTGCACTTAGATATCAGGAAGCTCCTACAGTTTCTTGTTGGACAACAAGTAAACCCTACGAAGGCTTTATGCA ATATTGTGAGTAACAAGATGGTGCATTTTGATCTGCTTCATGAAGATGTCTCCCTTCAGTATTTCATCCCAGCACTATCCTAG